The Glycine soja cultivar W05 chromosome 6, ASM419377v2, whole genome shotgun sequence genome has a window encoding:
- the LOC114414799 gene encoding transcription factor RAX3-like, with the protein MGRAPCCDKANVKKGPWSPEEDTKLKSYIEQHGTGGNWIALPQKIGLKRCGKSCRLRWLNYLRPNIRHGGFSEEEDNIICSLYVSIGSRWSVIAAQLPGRTDNDIKNYWNTRLKKKLLGKHRKELQARNKGNGGILKQENSSSLLLQQNSAQQLHPCWPQIPVLPLSSPYTNQSPSFNDQDSIRKLLIKLGGRFSDDYQPILDGLNLQFPHGSNSLSSTQQIQEEQVHVGSSALGCMNSIGHNQVQFGQSNEYCAELVQGQGSFITTAIGEMVSSNDYSRRLLGGSLEFFYGEEMITDNKIMGACASSSCGQSTNWGETSSSLMYPSLVASNYEGVRQEMPRECAFQELSYPGAQ; encoded by the exons ATGGGGAGGGCACCTTGCTGTGACAAAGCAAACGTGAAGAAAGGTCCTTGGTCGCCAGAAGAAGATACCAAACTCAAATCCTACATCGAACAGCACGGAACCGGAGGAAACTGGATCGCTTTGCCACAAAAGATTG GCCTTAAACGATGTGGCAAGAGTTGCCGTCTCAGGTGGCTAAACTACCTCCGCCCTAACATCAGACACGGTGGTTTCTCCGAAGAAGAAGACAACATCATTTGCAGCCTCTACGTTAGCATTGGAAGCAG GTGGTCGGTCATTGCAGCACAATTGCCGGGAAGAACTGATAATGACATAAAGAACTATTGGAACACGAGGCTGAAGAAGAAGCTTCTAGGGAAACACCGTAAGGAACTACAGGCACGCAACAAAGGAAACGGTGGTATCCTTAAACAGGAGAACAGTTCCTCGCTCTTGCTTCAGCAAAACAGTGCTCAACAATTACATCCATGTTGGCCACAGATTCCAGTGCTGCCACTTTCATCACCGTACACAAACCAAAGTCCAAGTTTCAACGACCAAGATTCCATTAGAAAGCTTCTAATCAAGCTTGGAGGGAGATTCTCCGATGATTATCAACCCATCCTAGATGGGTTGAATCTTCAGTTCCCACATGGTTCAAATTCTCTCTCATCAACACAACAAATTCAAGAGGAGCAAGTCCATGTTGGTTCTTCTGCACTAGGGTGCATGAACTCTATTGGCCACAATCAAGTACAATTTGGTCAGAGTAATGAGTACTGTGCTGAGTTGGTGCAAGGACAAGGGAGTTTCATTACCACAGCAATTGGGGAAATGGTTTCTTCTAATGATTATTCTCGAAGGTTATTAGGTGGGTCGTTGGAGTTCTTCTATGGGGAGGAAATGATTACTGATAATAAGATAATGGGTGCTTGTGCTTCTTCAAGTTGTGGGCAAAGTACTAATTGGGGTGAAACCAGTAGTTCTCTGATGTATCCTTCTCTTGTTGCTTCGAATTACGAGGGTGTGCGGCAAGAGATGCCACGAGAATGTGCTTTTCAAGAGTTGAGCTACCCGGGGGCGCAATAG